Part of the Calditrichota bacterium genome, AACAATCACTTCGACACGACGCGCGCCAACGTCCTCCATAACGGTGGCGTGCCCTTGGACCTGGTAATTGACGAGGGGCGCGACCCCCATCTTGACCATCCCTTCAAGGGGAACATGGACCTGGTCAAGTTGCAGGGGGCAATTGACACGTACGGCCCGGAGAACATCCCCCTGTGCATGATCACTGTGACCAACAACAGCGGGGGCGGTCAGCCAGTGTCCATGGAGAACATTCGCAAGACCAAGGAGCTGCTCAGCAGGTACGGCATTCCGCTCTTTTTCGATGCCTGTCGGTTCGCCGAGAACTGCTACTTCATCAAGGAGCGGGAGGAGGCGTACCGGCACACCCCAGTCATCGATATCGCCCGCGAGATGTTTTCCTACGGCGACGGCTGCACCATGAGCGCCAAGAAGGATGGTCTGGTCAACATCGGCGGCTTCCTGTGCATGAATGATGACAAGCTGTGCGAGAAGGTATCCAACCTGCTCATCCTGGTGGAGGGCTTTACGACCTACGGAGGCCTGGCAGGCAGAGATCTGGAGGCGATCGCGCGGGGCCTGGAGGAGGTGCTGAACGAGGACTATCTCCGCTTCCGCATCGGGCAGGTGCGCTATTTGGGGGACCTGTTGGACCAGGCGGGGGTGCCGATCCTTAAGCCAGTGGGTGGCCATGCCGTATACCTGAACGCCCGCGAGTTTCTGCCGCACATCCCACAGGCTCAGTTCCCCGGCCAGGCGCTGGTGGTGGCTCTTTACCGAGAGTTCGGCATTCGCGCCGTGGAAATCGGCAGTCTGATGTTTGCGGAGAAGGACCCGGCCACCGGCGAGGTTCGCTATCCGGCCTTGGAACTGGTGAGGCTGGCCATACCCAGGAGGGTCTACACCACCAC contains:
- a CDS encoding tryptophanase — translated: MEQLFEPFKIKVVEPIKRTTREERDRLLRDAGLNVFNLPAESILIDLLTDSGTSAMSDNQWAGMMLGDESYAGSRNYFHLEETVRRIFGFKHIIPTHQGRSAENLLFSVTVTKGKVVPNNNHFDTTRANVLHNGGVPLDLVIDEGRDPHLDHPFKGNMDLVKLQGAIDTYGPENIPLCMITVTNNSGGGQPVSMENIRKTKELLSRYGIPLFFDACRFAENCYFIKEREEAYRHTPVIDIAREMFSYGDGCTMSAKKDGLVNIGGFLCMNDDKLCEKVSNLLILVEGFTTYGGLAGRDLEAIARGLEEVLNEDYLRFRIGQVRYLGDLLDQAGVPILKPVGGHAVYLNAREFLPHIPQAQFPGQALVVALYREFGIRAVEIGSLMFAEKDPATGEVRYPALELVRLAIPRRVYTTTHMNYVADAVIRLYQMRDTIKGLRLVYEAPLLRHFTARLEEVA